One Blastocatellia bacterium DNA window includes the following coding sequences:
- a CDS encoding sulfotransferase domain-containing protein — MGRYPNFLIIGAAKSGTTSLYQYLKQHPEIYMSSSKEPHFFVAQCIPRDKIPLREVVTDLAEYKKLFDGVTKEKVFGEATSTYLTYPQVAEKIYQHIPNIKLIAILRNPAERAYSAFTYALQLGTETCQNFEEALAKDQERKKQNQACKEYRERGYYFAHLQNYYKLFPREQIKVCLYDDLRQNPRELLKSIFQFLEVDGSFTVNFEQIYNPTRKVRSNLLYRFLTQPNPLHRFLLKVIPLKVRKMFRVYERTLGEKFPPIPENIKMQLLKEYREDILKLQDLIGRDLSMWLVPHL, encoded by the coding sequence ATGGGAAGATATCCTAATTTTTTAATTATTGGTGCGGCTAAAAGTGGGACTACATCGCTTTATCAATACTTAAAACAACATCCAGAAATATATATGAGTTCATCTAAAGAACCTCATTTTTTTGTTGCTCAATGTATTCCAAGAGACAAAATTCCACTAAGAGAAGTTGTTACAGATTTGGCGGAATACAAAAAGCTTTTTGATGGAGTGACTAAAGAAAAAGTTTTTGGTGAAGCGACTTCAACTTATTTAACTTATCCTCAAGTTGCAGAAAAAATTTATCAGCATATTCCTAATATCAAGTTAATAGCTATTTTACGTAATCCTGCTGAAAGGGCTTATTCAGCTTTTACTTATGCTTTACAACTTGGAACAGAAACTTGTCAGAATTTTGAGGAAGCTTTAGCAAAAGATCAGGAAAGAAAAAAGCAAAATCAAGCGTGTAAAGAGTATAGAGAAAGAGGTTATTATTTTGCTCATTTGCAAAATTACTACAAGTTATTTCCTAGAGAGCAAATTAAAGTTTGCTTGTACGATGACTTAAGACAAAATCCTAGAGAGTTATTAAAAAGTATTTTCCAATTTTTAGAAGTAGACGGTTCTTTTACTGTTAATTTTGAGCAAATATATAACCCTACACGCAAAGTTCGCAGCAATTTGTTATATAGATTTTTAACTCAACCAAATCCGCTACATAGGTTTTTACTTAAAGTTATACCCTTAAAAGTGCGGAAGATGTTTAGAGTTTATGAGCGTACTTTAGGAGAAAAATTTCCTCCCATCCCAGAAAATATAAAAATGCAGTTATTAAAAGAATACCGCGAAGATATTTTGAAACTACAAGATTTAATTGGACGAGATCTTTCAATGTGGCTTGTACCTCAT
- a CDS encoding AMP-binding protein codes for MQLSPTEIFNGKKIFLLGGTGFLGKVCLCMLLSRFPNVSRIYMMVRAGSDSDSAARFWDIINSSPVFDLLRERYGNAFEGFLREKVIIVGGDISENNMGYSEDFAQMLANDVDVIINSSGNVTFNPALDAALRTNVVGAQNVVAFAKRMKRPALVHVSTCFVAGNRSGSVWESDPVIGYFPRRQELTADFSVEKELRDCEAIKRRVQDESNDVVINAKFKEEARLRLIEEKRDPDDERTLQTAIARERKVWIRERLTDLGVERAKWWGWPNIYTYTKSLGEQVVAVENDIAWAIVRPSIVESSESFPFPGWNEGFTTTAPLIFLALKGQTKFPAENKLILDIIPVDYIAEGVLATAAQVCVEKSHEVFQLASGDSNANRMERIVTLLGLYKRKYFQEKETGNKWFNELIARLEARTVTTSHFENTSLPMYNKAAKKVSSWLDKVRPSWGGGKVTEFIDQVKESVDKIEKFTSETKEAFDLFRPFTNENQYVFRADNIRKLTARIFPDEKHLLSWQPEKIDWYKYWLEIHIPGLEKWVFPTFEEDLEEKPKRVYTYRDLIELFETTTKRNARRVAMRIERDGVEERYTYADLREIAIRGAAFLVSKGVNSGERIMLLAENCPEWGMSYFSILKAGAVCIPVDSKSTIEEVVNISRSGTPTAIITSENLLIDKFLDLQEKLEHAGLNTKIWTFNEVFRIEDEEVEEKNIAKLPTKISTNAMASLIFTSGTTGVPKGVMLSHRNFTSLVSKLSSVFDLNEHDGLLSVLPLHHTFEFSAGFLTPLSTGSQITYLTELTGDALSDALKEQHVTAIVGVPALWELLHRRIMNKFSDRSIWLERIVKTMMDFNSKLRDKTPINLGPVMFYPVHKGLGGNIRYLISGGSALSENVLKGFHGLGFTMLEGYGLTEASPVLTVTRRSNKMLAGSVGKALPGIDINIINVDDRGVGEVVARGPNVMLGYYQNEAATKAVLIDKWLHTGDLGRIDEDGNLYLMGRSKDVIVDNNGKNIYPDEIEELYGDFEFIKELSVVGLPDGSAERVACLAVPDYERDADLTRDHVRAKIEEHFRQISVAQPFHKRVKVLQFTDIELPRTATRKVKRREVIDMLIRLQKMVKVASAARETGAEDELGWLFDVVASVSGKPRAAIDIHSKLAEIGFDSLMYTELGVAIEAAGGSFPSADALTGVTDMRELAHLVKRTQLARREQSESKKDKADDQDDEIYIPPVVAEWGSKLIDLGQNLIYEKLFDTEIRGEVNIPTHTNFIVTPNHASHLDMGLTKIALGEAGKELVSLAAADYFFDNKYKRAYFENFTNVVPLDRSGSLRKSLRWAGNYLSQGYNMLIFPEGTRSVSGEIQDFKPTLGYLALHHKVGILPIYLGGTFEALPKGTVIPKKRDLEVAIGPFISYEIVEKLAQGMPKSDSYRLIAYVIKRIVEDMRDGGDGRLNIEKLKQEWKLESDKVEFAEHIM; via the coding sequence ATGCAACTTTCTCCCACAGAAATTTTTAATGGTAAAAAAATTTTCCTCTTAGGTGGCACAGGCTTTTTAGGTAAAGTTTGCTTGTGTATGCTACTTTCTCGCTTTCCTAATGTTAGCCGTATTTATATGATGGTTCGGGCTGGCTCTGATTCTGATAGCGCGGCAAGGTTTTGGGATATTATTAATTCCTCGCCTGTTTTTGACCTACTGCGAGAACGCTATGGAAATGCTTTTGAAGGCTTTTTGCGGGAAAAAGTTATTATTGTTGGTGGGGATATTAGCGAAAATAATATGGGTTATTCAGAAGATTTTGCCCAAATGCTAGCTAATGATGTTGACGTAATTATTAATAGTTCAGGTAATGTTACTTTTAATCCTGCCCTAGATGCAGCACTAAGAACAAATGTCGTTGGAGCGCAAAATGTAGTAGCTTTTGCTAAACGAATGAAAAGACCTGCCTTAGTGCATGTGTCAACTTGTTTTGTTGCTGGAAATCGTTCTGGCTCGGTTTGGGAAAGTGACCCGGTAATTGGCTATTTCCCACGTCGCCAAGAATTAACAGCCGATTTTTCTGTTGAAAAAGAATTGCGCGACTGTGAAGCCATCAAACGCCGTGTTCAAGACGAGTCTAATGATGTAGTAATTAACGCTAAGTTTAAAGAAGAAGCCCGACTTCGGCTAATTGAAGAAAAGCGAGATCCTGACGACGAACGCACTTTGCAAACAGCAATTGCACGTGAACGCAAGGTTTGGATCCGTGAACGATTGACAGATTTAGGCGTTGAAAGGGCTAAATGGTGGGGCTGGCCCAATATTTATACTTATACTAAAAGCTTAGGTGAACAAGTTGTTGCTGTAGAAAATGATATTGCTTGGGCGATTGTGCGACCATCAATTGTTGAAAGCTCAGAATCCTTTCCTTTTCCAGGTTGGAATGAAGGTTTTACAACAACTGCACCCCTAATTTTTCTTGCTCTTAAAGGGCAAACCAAGTTTCCAGCAGAAAATAAACTAATACTAGATATTATTCCTGTAGATTATATTGCTGAAGGTGTGCTAGCCACTGCTGCACAGGTTTGTGTAGAAAAATCACATGAAGTTTTTCAACTTGCTAGCGGTGATAGCAATGCTAATAGGATGGAGCGAATTGTTACGCTGCTAGGGCTTTATAAACGCAAATATTTCCAAGAAAAAGAAACTGGCAATAAATGGTTTAATGAACTGATTGCTAGATTAGAAGCCCGTACAGTTACCACAAGTCATTTTGAAAATACCTCGCTTCCAATGTATAACAAAGCGGCTAAAAAAGTCTCTAGCTGGCTAGATAAAGTTAGGCCAAGTTGGGGCGGCGGCAAAGTTACAGAATTTATTGACCAAGTAAAAGAAAGCGTCGATAAAATAGAGAAATTTACTAGCGAAACCAAAGAAGCTTTTGACCTTTTCCGACCCTTTACCAATGAAAATCAATATGTTTTTCGTGCTGATAACATCAGAAAATTAACAGCGCGTATTTTCCCTGATGAAAAACATCTGCTTTCCTGGCAACCTGAAAAAATAGATTGGTATAAATACTGGTTGGAAATTCATATCCCAGGGCTAGAAAAATGGGTATTTCCTACTTTTGAGGAAGATTTAGAGGAAAAACCTAAACGAGTTTACACCTACCGCGATTTAATAGAGCTTTTTGAGACTACAACTAAGCGTAATGCTCGCCGTGTTGCAATGCGAATTGAGCGCGACGGCGTAGAAGAACGCTACACTTATGCAGATTTACGAGAGATTGCAATCAGAGGAGCAGCATTTTTAGTTAGTAAAGGTGTTAATTCTGGCGAAAGAATAATGTTGCTGGCGGAAAACTGTCCTGAATGGGGAATGAGCTATTTTTCTATTCTAAAAGCTGGCGCAGTTTGTATTCCAGTAGACTCTAAATCAACCATAGAGGAAGTTGTTAATATCTCTCGCTCTGGAACTCCTACAGCAATTATCACTAGTGAAAATCTATTAATCGATAAGTTTTTAGATTTACAGGAAAAATTAGAGCATGCAGGTCTAAACACCAAGATTTGGACGTTCAACGAAGTCTTTAGAATTGAAGATGAAGAGGTAGAAGAGAAAAATATTGCTAAATTGCCAACAAAAATTTCTACAAATGCAATGGCATCGCTTATTTTTACCTCTGGCACAACAGGCGTGCCAAAAGGCGTAATGCTCTCACACCGTAATTTTACTAGTTTAGTGTCAAAACTTTCTAGCGTTTTTGACCTAAATGAGCATGACGGCTTGTTAAGTGTTTTACCTTTGCATCATACCTTTGAATTTTCAGCCGGATTTCTTACCCCACTTAGCACAGGATCACAAATTACTTACCTAACAGAGCTAACAGGGGACGCACTTTCAGACGCACTAAAAGAGCAGCATGTTACTGCAATTGTTGGAGTTCCAGCACTTTGGGAGTTGCTACATCGTCGCATTATGAATAAGTTTTCAGACCGTTCTATTTGGCTAGAGCGAATAGTTAAAACCATGATGGATTTTAACAGCAAACTCAGAGATAAGACCCCAATAAACTTAGGCCCAGTAATGTTTTATCCTGTTCATAAAGGCTTGGGCGGCAATATTCGTTATCTAATTAGCGGCGGCTCTGCACTATCTGAAAATGTGCTAAAAGGCTTTCATGGACTAGGTTTTACTATGCTTGAAGGCTATGGACTCACTGAAGCCTCGCCAGTTTTAACCGTGACACGTCGTAGCAATAAAATGTTAGCTGGTAGCGTTGGAAAAGCTTTGCCTGGAATTGATATAAATATTATTAATGTTGATGATCGGGGGGTTGGTGAAGTTGTGGCTAGGGGGCCAAATGTAATGCTTGGCTATTATCAAAATGAGGCGGCAACAAAAGCTGTACTAATTGATAAATGGCTTCATACAGGCGACTTAGGGCGGATTGATGAAGATGGAAATCTCTATTTAATGGGACGTTCTAAAGATGTAATTGTTGATAATAATGGCAAAAATATTTATCCAGATGAAATAGAAGAACTTTATGGAGATTTTGAGTTTATCAAAGAATTAAGCGTTGTTGGCCTACCAGATGGATCAGCCGAGAGAGTTGCTTGTTTAGCAGTTCCTGATTATGAACGAGATGCCGACTTAACACGCGATCACGTCCGAGCCAAGATTGAGGAACATTTCCGCCAAATTTCTGTTGCTCAACCGTTTCATAAAAGAGTTAAAGTACTGCAATTTACAGACATAGAACTACCTCGCACCGCTACACGCAAAGTTAAACGACGTGAAGTAATAGACATGCTAATCCGGCTGCAAAAAATGGTTAAAGTCGCCTCAGCAGCACGCGAAACGGGCGCAGAGGATGAATTAGGCTGGCTCTTTGATGTTGTCGCCTCTGTATCAGGCAAGCCGCGAGCAGCGATTGATATTCATAGTAAACTTGCTGAAATAGGTTTTGATAGCTTGATGTATACGGAATTAGGCGTTGCAATTGAGGCTGCTGGAGGTTCTTTCCCATCGGCAGACGCTTTAACCGGAGTTACAGATATGCGCGAACTAGCGCACCTAGTTAAACGCACTCAACTTGCACGACGCGAACAAAGCGAATCCAAAAAAGATAAGGCTGATGACCAAGACGACGAAATTTATATCCCACCTGTTGTAGCAGAATGGGGTAGCAAGCTAATTGACCTAGGCCAAAACTTAATTTATGAAAAGCTTTTTGATACAGAAATTAGGGGTGAAGTAAATATCCCTACACATACTAACTTTATTGTCACCCCAAACCATGCTTCACATTTGGATATGGGACTAACAAAAATAGCTCTAGGCGAAGCAGGAAAAGAGCTTGTTTCCCTAGCAGCAGCAGATTATTTCTTTGATAACAAATATAAACGCGCTTATTTTGAGAATTTTACAAATGTTGTCCCGTTAGATCGTAGCGGATCGCTTCGCAAATCCTTGCGGTGGGCTGGCAATTACCTATCACAAGGCTATAATATGCTGATTTTCCCAGAAGGCACTCGCTCAGTGTCTGGCGAAATCCAAGATTTTAAGCCTACTCTAGGTTATTTAGCTCTACATCATAAAGTAGGAATATTACCTATTTACTTAGGTGGGACTTTTGAAGCCCTGCCAAAAGGAACTGTAATTCCTAAAAAACGTGATTTAGAAGTAGCAATTGGCCCGTTTATTTCTTATGAAATTGTAGAAAAACTTGCTCAAGGAATGCCTAAATCAGACTCTTACCGTCTAATTGCTTATGTCATAAAACGTATTGTTGAAGATATGCGTGATGGAGGCGATGGACGATTAAATATAGAAAAATTAAAGCAAGAATGGAAGCTAGAGTCTGATAAAGTCGAATTTGCAGAGCATATTATGTAG
- a CDS encoding Uma2 family endonuclease: MSKKRQSLDELKNLERSKDLFDEGIFYPCSDGKPMADDTLQYQWMVTIKEGLETLLPNDFIAADVFWYPVKGNPKIVYAPDVMVALGRPKGYRSSYRQWQEGNIAPQIVFEVLSNSNSVKEMAKKLDFYSTYQVQEYYVYDPHNNKLSIWCRNESGLTLVNFVGGWTSPLLGIRFQLSEKELKIFHPTGEVFHTFQEVVGILNQERKEKELAIAKVEQERIEKEQAIAKVEQERIEKERLKEKLRQLGIDPDSI, encoded by the coding sequence ATGTCAAAGAAACGTCAAAGTTTAGACGAATTAAAAAACCTAGAAAGGTCAAAAGATCTATTTGACGAAGGGATTTTTTACCCTTGTAGTGATGGTAAACCTATGGCAGACGACACATTACAATATCAATGGATGGTGACAATTAAAGAAGGACTAGAAACATTGTTGCCAAATGATTTTATTGCTGCAGATGTTTTTTGGTATCCAGTAAAAGGAAACCCTAAAATAGTTTATGCTCCTGATGTGATGGTAGCTTTAGGTCGTCCAAAGGGTTATCGCTCTTCTTATCGGCAATGGCAGGAAGGTAATATTGCTCCACAAATAGTTTTTGAAGTCCTTTCAAATAGCAATAGTGTCAAGGAAATGGCTAAAAAGCTAGACTTTTATAGCACTTACCAAGTACAAGAATATTACGTTTATGATCCACACAATAATAAACTTTCTATTTGGTGTAGAAATGAAAGCGGGCTAACACTAGTAAATTTTGTTGGAGGTTGGACTAGCCCATTATTAGGGATTCGGTTTCAACTGTCGGAAAAAGAATTAAAAATATTCCACCCTACAGGAGAAGTCTTTCACACTTTCCAAGAAGTAGTTGGAATATTGAATCAGGAACGTAAAGAAAAAGAGCTAGCTATAGCCAAAGTCGAGCAAGAACGAATAGAAAAAGAACAAGCTATAGCTAAAGTTGAGCAAGAACGAATAGAAAAAGAACGCTTAAAAGAAAAATTGCGGCAATTAGGTATTGATCCAGATTCAATTTAG
- a CDS encoding DUF2088 domain-containing protein: MSPTLRRKLDESIVYIDNDSAPRIVPYAEDFLLEDLPVGTRVIYPKPPIKGLPNREAAIRYALNHPHDCPPLYAQLKPGMKITIAVDDISLPLPPMVTPDIRQTILEILLEMLAANHIDDIHIIIANSLHRRMTESEMKRMVGSKIHKEFYPDRYYNHDAEWAEGMINLGKTDHGEVLNINRRAAESDLLIYVNINLVPMDGGHKSVAVGLCDYESLRAHHEPQTIRDSHSYMDPPASALNTKCVRLGKLVDKNVNVFHIETALNNKMYDGQMSFLGKKEDDFTATDRLKFESIRWTLKKLPWAAKRKIFHSIASHYELIACHAGRTEPVHARILEKCFEQYAVEVKGQADILICGIPHISPYNVNAVLNPLLVQVMALGYFFNMFRGKPLIKKGGTMIITHPCYDDFDHEFHPSYIEFFHRLLPETRDAMKLRHKYELEFAHNPSYIEMYRRGHAYHGVHPFFMWYWGENGRQHVGRVIVAGAENAHVPAILGWDRADSLSEAIAMAKGEHGRGAEITMFHQPSIIMADVDAQPAKQQLQKTQTEIITIAGD, translated from the coding sequence ATGAGTCCTACATTACGTCGCAAGCTAGATGAATCTATAGTTTATATTGATAATGATTCTGCTCCTCGCATTGTTCCTTATGCTGAAGATTTTTTGCTAGAAGATCTTCCAGTAGGAACACGAGTAATTTATCCTAAGCCTCCAATTAAGGGACTACCTAACCGAGAAGCAGCCATTCGTTACGCACTAAATCATCCTCATGATTGTCCGCCGCTTTATGCTCAATTAAAACCAGGCATGAAAATTACCATAGCTGTAGATGACATAAGCTTGCCACTTCCGCCAATGGTGACACCAGACATTCGCCAAACTATTTTAGAAATACTTTTAGAAATGCTTGCAGCTAATCATATTGATGATATTCATATTATTATTGCTAATTCACTCCATCGGCGAATGACCGAAAGCGAAATGAAAAGAATGGTAGGGTCAAAGATTCATAAAGAATTTTATCCAGACCGCTACTATAACCATGATGCAGAATGGGCCGAGGGTATGATTAATCTTGGCAAAACTGATCATGGCGAAGTGCTAAATATTAATCGTCGGGCGGCTGAAAGCGACCTGTTAATTTACGTCAATATTAATCTTGTGCCGATGGATGGCGGGCATAAGTCGGTTGCTGTTGGATTATGTGATTATGAAAGCTTACGCGCTCACCATGAACCGCAAACCATCCGAGATAGCCATAGCTATATGGATCCACCAGCTTCAGCCCTAAATACTAAGTGTGTCCGTTTAGGTAAACTAGTTGATAAAAATGTCAATGTTTTTCATATTGAAACCGCACTTAACAATAAAATGTATGACGGACAAATGAGCTTTTTAGGGAAAAAGGAAGATGATTTTACTGCTACAGACCGCTTAAAATTTGAAAGCATTCGTTGGACACTAAAGAAACTTCCTTGGGCAGCTAAACGCAAGATTTTTCACTCTATAGCTTCACATTATGAGTTAATCGCCTGTCATGCTGGTAGAACTGAACCTGTACACGCAAGAATTTTAGAAAAATGCTTTGAACAATATGCTGTAGAAGTCAAAGGACAAGCAGATATTTTAATTTGTGGTATTCCGCATATTTCTCCCTACAATGTTAATGCTGTGCTAAACCCTCTTTTAGTGCAAGTAATGGCTTTAGGCTATTTCTTTAATATGTTTCGAGGTAAGCCGCTTATTAAAAAAGGTGGGACAATGATCATCACACATCCTTGTTATGATGATTTTGACCATGAATTCCACCCTAGCTATATTGAATTTTTCCATCGTTTATTGCCTGAAACTAGGGATGCAATGAAACTGCGTCATAAATATGAATTAGAGTTTGCACATAATCCTAGTTACATTGAAATGTACCGACGTGGACATGCTTATCACGGAGTACATCCTTTCTTTATGTGGTATTGGGGCGAAAATGGTCGTCAACACGTTGGCAGGGTAATAGTTGCAGGTGCGGAAAATGCACACGTTCCAGCAATTTTAGGCTGGGATCGTGCAGATTCACTTAGTGAGGCAATTGCAATGGCAAAAGGTGAACATGGGCGAGGTGCGGAAATTACTATGTTTCATCAACCTTCTATTATTATGGCTGATGTAGATGCTCAACCTGCAAAACAACAATTGCAAAAAACTCAAACAGAAATAATTACCATTGCTGGAGATTAA
- a CDS encoding HAD family phosphatase translates to MVAAAFYDLEGTLISTNLVHALYFVSKNQQGVWQSITKTATTLLNVPAFFIADQYNRRVFNDMLFKHYKGESEDRLRYLADELFEDVLKPNIFPGAHELIAKSRSLGLRQVVITGALDIMVKQLMDYFGVDDFVANRLEFVNGRATGRLLPPILASATKASWIRTYAEREAINLNDSYAYTDSMSDLPMLSVVGHPAVVNPDRRLRVTALHHDWPILDLK, encoded by the coding sequence GTGGTTGCTGCGGCATTTTATGATTTAGAAGGAACTTTGATTAGTACAAACTTAGTACATGCTTTGTACTTTGTTTCTAAAAACCAACAAGGCGTTTGGCAAAGTATTACTAAAACAGCTACAACATTGCTAAATGTGCCAGCCTTTTTTATTGCTGATCAATATAATCGTAGAGTTTTTAATGATATGCTTTTTAAGCATTATAAAGGCGAGTCTGAAGATAGGCTTCGTTATTTAGCCGATGAACTTTTTGAAGATGTGCTAAAACCTAATATTTTTCCTGGAGCGCATGAATTAATTGCTAAGTCTCGAAGTCTTGGACTCAGGCAAGTAGTAATTACAGGTGCTTTAGATATAATGGTTAAGCAATTAATGGATTATTTTGGGGTGGATGATTTTGTTGCTAATCGCTTAGAATTTGTTAATGGTCGTGCTACAGGTCGATTACTCCCACCGATTTTAGCTAGTGCTACAAAAGCTTCTTGGATTAGAACTTATGCAGAGCGCGAAGCGATAAACCTAAATGATAGTTATGCTTATACAGATAGTATGAGCGATTTGCCAATGCTTTCCGTAGTCGGTCATCCAGCCGTAGTAAATCCTGACCGACGATTACGGGTGACAGCTTTGCATCATGACTGGCCGATTTTAGACTTAAAATAA
- a CDS encoding SAM-dependent chlorinase/fluorinase: protein MSARNGIAMADKKQIVTLLTDFGTSDHFVSSVKGAMLSVNPHIEIIDVTHSIPPQDIFAGAFMLRNAYSVFPRFSIHMAVVDPGVGSSRRPIIVMTDNYNFVGPDNGIFSYIYQTEQVNRVIHINAEHYYRIPLSATFHARDIFAPVVGWMTKGVDPTRIGEEITDYVRFNIPTPKEFGPNLIKGHVLHVDNFGNCITNISEEELTYERMEQQKF, encoded by the coding sequence ATGAGTGCTAGAAATGGGATTGCTATGGCTGATAAAAAACAAATTGTTACATTACTTACTGATTTTGGCACCTCGGATCATTTTGTTTCCTCTGTAAAAGGAGCAATGCTTTCTGTTAATCCACATATAGAAATCATTGATGTTACCCACTCTATACCCCCACAAGATATCTTTGCTGGGGCATTTATGCTACGTAATGCTTATAGTGTATTTCCTAGATTTTCTATTCATATGGCTGTTGTGGATCCTGGTGTAGGTAGTTCACGCCGTCCAATTATTGTAATGACAGACAATTATAATTTTGTTGGCCCGGACAACGGCATTTTTAGCTATATTTATCAAACAGAACAGGTTAATAGAGTAATACATATTAATGCTGAACATTATTATCGTATTCCACTTAGTGCAACATTTCATGCACGAGATATTTTTGCTCCTGTCGTTGGGTGGATGACTAAAGGCGTTGACCCTACCAGAATAGGTGAAGAAATTACAGATTATGTAAGATTTAATATTCCTACACCAAAAGAATTTGGCCCAAATTTAATTAAAGGACATGTCTTGCATGTTGATAACTTCGGTAATTGTATTACTAATATTTCCGAGGAAGAACTTACTTATGAAAGAATGGAGCAACAAAAGTTTTAG
- a CDS encoding SAM-dependent chlorinase/fluorinase has protein sequence MNNHQIHLFCTYYAECPDGEACALFGSNGLLEIAVPKGSAAHLLGANRGTEIAIHFS, from the coding sequence ATTAATAATCATCAAATCCATCTTTTCTGTACCTACTATGCAGAATGCCCTGATGGTGAGGCTTGCGCTTTATTTGGTAGTAATGGACTACTAGAAATTGCTGTTCCAAAAGGCTCTGCGGCTCATTTATTAGGAGCAAATCGAGGTACAGAAATAGCTATTCATTTTTCGTAA
- a CDS encoding exonuclease SbcCD subunit D, producing MTKFLHISDIHLGIKRYGLEDRTVDFFKAWQTCLQKYAIEENVDFVLIGGDLFDRRQIDPQAANHAIAMLEQLKLAAIPVFAIEGNHDQRETGSKFSWLRSLSKWRFFHLVEPDQDNGQIVYKPWNEEKHEGGFIDCKDVRIFGSRWYGVTTGNVLPQLHEAIRPNLREGAYNVMMLHTEVEGQLNRPIPALSTNKLLQLKNGIDYLALGHIHKSFTIDNWAFNPGSLEAATIDEYKETRGAYLVELKDGKIQARLVQDYQKRPFDFSDFDLSEFPSPDEAAKALTEFLIKKCPSKSIELEKEKQPIIELTLTGRLAFKSSLMKLEEIKSQVKETTNVLEIIFRNETIPNEYAVAANLGSGTPKAERELQVLKDLVAQNPLYRERANNLANLILEMKRLTLAGEKSEKLLETLEQQNSSPSLDLVASASTD from the coding sequence ATGACAAAATTCTTACATATTTCTGATATACATTTAGGAATTAAGCGTTATGGTCTAGAAGATCGCACTGTAGATTTTTTCAAAGCCTGGCAAACTTGTCTGCAAAAATATGCAATAGAAGAAAATGTAGATTTTGTTTTAATAGGAGGGGATTTATTTGACCGCCGCCAAATAGATCCACAAGCAGCAAACCATGCAATAGCAATGCTTGAGCAATTAAAGTTAGCAGCAATACCTGTTTTTGCTATAGAAGGAAATCATGACCAACGCGAAACAGGTTCAAAATTTAGTTGGTTGCGTAGTTTATCAAAATGGCGTTTTTTCCATTTAGTTGAACCAGATCAAGATAATGGTCAAATTGTTTATAAGCCTTGGAATGAAGAAAAACATGAAGGCGGATTTATTGATTGTAAAGACGTTAGAATTTTTGGTTCACGTTGGTATGGTGTAACAACAGGTAACGTTTTACCTCAGTTACACGAAGCGATCCGGCCAAATTTACGTGAAGGAGCATATAACGTTATGATGCTCCATACTGAAGTAGAAGGACAATTAAACCGTCCAATTCCAGCTTTATCAACAAATAAGTTGCTACAATTAAAAAATGGTATAGACTATTTAGCTTTAGGACATATTCATAAGAGTTTTACTATAGATAATTGGGCATTTAATCCTGGTTCACTTGAAGCAGCAACAATTGATGAATATAAAGAAACTCGGGGAGCTTACCTAGTAGAATTAAAGGATGGGAAAATACAAGCGCGACTGGTACAGGATTATCAAAAAAGACCTTTTGATTTTTCTGACTTTGATTTATCAGAATTTCCAAGTCCTGATGAAGCAGCAAAAGCTCTAACAGAATTTTTAATTAAAAAATGTCCTAGCAAATCTATTGAACTAGAAAAAGAAAAACAGCCCATCATTGAATTAACCTTAACAGGGCGACTAGCTTTTAAGAGTTCTTTAATGAAATTAGAAGAAATCAAGTCTCAAGTTAAAGAAACAACAAATGTTTTAGAAATCATCTTTCGCAATGAAACTATACCTAATGAATATGCTGTAGCAGCAAATCTAGGTAGTGGAACACCAAAAGCAGAAAGAGAATTACAAGTATTAAAAGATTTGGTTGCTCAAAACCCCCTTTATAGAGAGCGGGCAAATAATTTAGCTAATTTAATTTTAGAAATGAAGCGTCTTACTTTAGCAGGTGAAAAGTCAGAAAAGTTACTAGAAACCCTGGAACAGCAAAATTCTTCTCCTTCTTTAGATCTGGTGGCTAGTGCTAGCACAGATTAG